A section of the Thermoplasmata archaeon genome encodes:
- a CDS encoding ubiquitin-like small modifier protein 1: MLVRYFALLRNITGKQEESIEAKTVRELLDLLILKYGKSFEKEFFEQGKLKKGVNILRNGRNILHINQLDTELESSDVISLFLPLAGG; the protein is encoded by the coding sequence ATGTTAGTCAGATATTTTGCATTGTTAAGAAACATTACGGGAAAACAGGAAGAATCGATAGAGGCAAAAACCGTTAGAGAGCTTCTAGATTTGCTTATTTTAAAATATGGAAAATCGTTTGAAAAAGAGTTTTTTGAGCAGGGAAAATTAAAGAAAGGTGTAAATATATTAAGAAACGGAAGGAATATACTGCACATAAACCAGCTTGACACGGAGCTTGAGAGCTCTGACGTGATCTCGTTATTTCTGCCCTTAGCAGGAGGTTAA
- a CDS encoding radical SAM protein produces the protein MVKFVVNNAKINIVSKLDLKKLYIELTSSCNLSCKMCYRRFWSEKTGMMNDSTFKNILDQISEFKNLDTVHFGGIGEPLFHPKFLEYARIIKDLGYKLHVSTNGTLLNDHLAEELIQINTDFITFSFDSSEDETFMEIRGIDKSIVFRNMKNIADKVRAKNKEYPKLELEIVAMKSNIDQLPKIAELGGQIGVSRIL, from the coding sequence ATGGTAAAATTTGTGGTGAATAATGCTAAAATAAATATAGTGTCAAAATTGGACTTGAAAAAATTGTACATAGAGCTTACAAGCTCTTGCAACTTATCATGCAAGATGTGCTATAGACGGTTTTGGAGCGAAAAAACAGGAATGATGAATGACAGTACGTTTAAAAACATATTAGATCAGATATCTGAATTTAAAAATCTAGATACTGTACATTTTGGAGGCATTGGAGAGCCATTATTTCATCCAAAATTCTTAGAATATGCAAGAATAATAAAAGATCTTGGCTATAAGTTGCACGTGTCTACAAACGGAACCTTGCTGAACGATCATTTGGCAGAAGAGTTAATACAAATAAATACTGATTTCATAACGTTCTCGTTTGATTCTTCTGAAGATGAAACATTCATGGAAATTCGTGGAATAGATAAGTCAATAGTATTCAGGAACATGAAAAACATTGCAGATAAAGTGAGAGCAAAAAACAAAGAATATCCAAAGCTGGAGCTTGAGATTGTAGCAATGAAAAGCAATATTGATCAATTGCCAAAAATCGCAGAGTTGGGGGGACAAATAGGAGTTAGCAGAATTCTCAT
- a CDS encoding SPASM domain-containing protein — translation KVRAKNKEYPKLELEIVAMKSNIDQLPKIAELGGQIGVSRILISNLLPMSPELVNEIVYDSEIDQTYINEFLKSSRVNRIGVLLPEFSLKTERICDFMQKKSTVIGWDGEVSPCYRFLHSYPEYIYGRLKNVNRFSFGNVNSKRLSEIWNSDEYQRFRWNVENSAYPSCIDCVFSNAKCYFVSNTDIDCTGNAPSCGDCLWSRRLILCP, via the coding sequence AAAGTGAGAGCAAAAAACAAAGAATATCCAAAGCTGGAGCTTGAGATTGTAGCAATGAAAAGCAATATTGATCAATTGCCAAAAATCGCAGAGTTGGGGGGACAAATAGGAGTTAGCAGAATTCTCATCTCAAATTTACTACCCATGTCTCCTGAACTTGTTAATGAGATTGTTTACGATTCTGAAATTGATCAGACATATATAAACGAATTTTTGAAGAGTTCAAGAGTTAACAGAATTGGAGTATTGTTACCAGAATTCAGTTTAAAAACTGAACGGATTTGCGATTTTATGCAGAAAAAAAGCACGGTCATAGGATGGGACGGAGAAGTATCGCCATGTTACAGATTTTTACATAGTTATCCTGAATATATATACGGTAGATTGAAAAACGTGAACAGGTTCAGTTTTGGAAATGTAAACTCAAAAAGATTGTCTGAGATATGGAACAGTGACGAATACCAGAGATTTAGATGGAACGTTGAAAATTCAGCATATCCATCATGCATCGATTGCGTTTTTTCAAATGCAAAATGCTATTTTGTATCAAATACTGACATAGACTGCACTGGCAATGCACCTTCTTGCGGTGATTGTCTATGGTCCAGAAGGCTTATACTCTGCCCTTAA